A genome region from Akkermansiaceae bacterium includes the following:
- a CDS encoding type II toxin-antitoxin system MqsA family antitoxin encodes MKLKTYTTNFDIYLPATANEPERFVETIEVEVFRNFGEEILTPESSERIERIKARELGIMTGADIKAMRERLGLSQKQLTQLLDCGDKSLSRWENGHGYPTGIVNRMLRLLDEGFLAPASLEAVTGPRSELSSERFLRNRKIHRAPSVVHYDFQGARAPKLKSSIVEEYMAFASS; translated from the coding sequence ATGAAACTGAAGACCTACACGACCAACTTCGACATCTACCTCCCGGCAACCGCGAATGAGCCCGAGCGATTCGTCGAAACCATTGAGGTCGAAGTCTTCCGCAACTTCGGCGAGGAGATCCTCACTCCCGAATCCAGCGAAAGAATCGAACGTATCAAGGCCCGTGAGCTGGGCATCATGACCGGTGCCGACATCAAGGCGATGCGCGAACGGCTCGGCCTCTCCCAAAAGCAGCTCACCCAGCTTCTCGACTGCGGAGATAAGAGTCTCTCCCGCTGGGAGAACGGACACGGTTACCCCACGGGCATCGTCAACAGGATGCTCCGCCTTCTCGACGAGGGCTTCCTCGCCCCCGCGAGCCTCGAGGCCGTCACCGGTCCGCGCTCTGAACTTTCAAGCGAACGCTTCCTCCGCAACCGGAAGATCCATCGTGCACCCAGCGTCGTTCACTACGACTTTCAAGGTGCCCGCGCACCAAAACTCAAATCCTCCATTGTGGAGGAATACATGGCATTTGCATCATCATGA